In Gimesia panareensis, the genomic window TTACATCAATCATTTTCTCCAATGGGGTGGTCACTAATGCATCTTGCCTGCAAGAAAAGAGACGTCCGACTGATCAAGGGGCTTTGGGAAGTTGATCAGTATTTACTCCATACACATGCCGATTGTCACTATCCGCCGATTTTCCAGGCATTGGATTCTGATATCGATTGTCATATACAAGTCCGTAAACCAATTACCCTGGAAACCACAAAAGCCATGCTTGAACTGGGAGCAGACCCGAATTCCAGGCATAAAGATAACAGGTCTTTAAGAGAGGCGGCCGCGAGTTATGGAACTTCAGTTGTGGAAATATTTGATGAAATCATCGGGCTGTACTAAATGAATGCAGGTAGATAACATCTGGAACTTATGAGCTGCTTTGTGTGTCATGATGTCAGATCCCCGGGTATCCCCGAATGTAATTCGGGGTTGTCGGAGACAACAGGAAACTGTCAGAGCACTCTGGCAATTGAGAAAGCAGAAACCGCTTCGACTTTGGTCCGCAACGGAATTGTGCTCTGAAAACATGAGGCCTCACTGTCAGTTTCCTGCTCGCTGCGCTCGGCCCGAATTGCATTCGGGCGGACCCTTTTTAGGGGGCCTGGCAGGGCTCTAAGGATAGTGATCGATGAAACTGTATCAAAACAACACAAAGATAGCATATTCCATCTTTTGGTTATCTTTTGTCGTAAGCATTCTCTTAGATTTAGCTAGCAGAAAATTATTCAACTATAAATTCTTCTATGTGGGATCAGCAACTGTGCCCGCAATGACGCTTATTGTTTTGCTTCATCTCTTATTTTTAATCGCTGCTGTGATCTTATTTATTTCTTGCTTTTATTATAAGCCAATCCTTTATCGAAAATGGAGACCCTTTTGGGGAGTCGTGATTTTCCTGTTACAGGCGGTGTGCAATTATGCTTTGTATACTCTGATATTGCTCGAATATATTTTTTAAGAAAATTGACAGGTCTTTAAAGAGAAAAGGGGGAGGACTCTTAAAAAGAGACCTCCCCCTTTTAATCTCAGTTACGACATCCTTTCTGGTACAAAAAACAACATGGACCTTCATGCGAAGCGAATGTCTGACCTCCTGTTCCGCATGATAACCTTTTAGACGGAATCATTATGAATCAATTGCAGCAAGACACCATTGAAGACACAGAGCTTGTTTTGGACGACAAGGAGCAGCATTATCTTGGCCCCAGTCTGGTTCTCAATCGATGTCAAATCATCTTGAGGACAAATGCAAATGCACTGACTATCACAGATGTTCGCATAAGCGATTGTCACATTGAAGCCAAAAAGAAGCTGACGAACTTCCAGATGTGGTGCGCAGCCAAACTGAGAGGCTGCACGTTCGCCGGTTGGTATGTTGGCAATGATTTCGGTCACTGGGCCGAGCAGAATCCGAACGGTGCGATTGAAGATTGCGATTTCTCAAAGGCGATTCTGGATGGTTGTCGATTTATGGATTGTAATGCTGAATCGATCGTGTTTCCCAAATGGCCGTGTTTCACGATATTGCATCCGGCTCAACATCGGAAAGAAATCGAACTTGTCGATTGGCCAGGAACTCTTCGTATCTGGGCAAATGTCGTGGCGGCGTCGCTGGACATCACAACCGCTTCTGTTGGATATGCTCCCACAGTGGCAAAGCAATTTGACAGCACTGAAGACGAGTTGCGAAGTACACTGGAAGGAATGAACTGCGTGAAAATGTAGCAGGTACTTCGCCACCACCCTCGCCGGGTGCCCCCGAATGCAATTCGGGGTTGTCGGAGACAACAGGAAACTGTCAGAGCACTCTGGCAATCGAGAAAGCAGTAACCGATTCGACATTGGTCCGCAGCGGAATTGTGCTCTGAAAACGTGAGACCTCACTGTCAGTTTCCCGCTCGCTGCGCTCGGCCCGAATTACATTCGGGCCTACCCCCTCTTCGGTGTTGAAATCAAATTGGTTCGATAGTAAAGGAGAGGGATTTTTAAAATATAACACCAAATTAAATAAACTGCGAATCGGAAAATTTTCGTGTATTTCGTGCCTTTCGTGGTTCATATAATTGATCGAGCAATACACAGAACATCGTAGCGACTGTTTGAGACAGTACTAACTGGACTGGAACCAGTTTCTGTTTCGCGTGTCATCATGTCAGATTCCATCATCTCACTGACTGATCGTTTTGACTGATTTTCAAGTTGACGAATCTGTGAGCGCGTGTTAAGCTCGCTGTCCGTTGGAATTGATGAAACGCCTGTTGCGTCGTTTCACTTCCTGCTTTTGTTTCGTTTTCACAGGAAAACAGCTATGACTCTTTACATGCAGCGCGTCCACTGGTGTGACCGACTGTATGTCTCGCCCGAATACAGACGGGTTGGAGACGCAGATGATGCCGAGTCTGACATGCGCCTGGTCTAAGACTGGCACTGCTGTTGCGCGCACTGCGAGTTGTGTGCGCCTCCCTCGCGTTTGATTGTGTGTTCGATCCTGCGCGAGTGGTAACGCCTGTAATAAGTGGCAACGGCTGTGAGTCCCGTCAGATCCCTGTTCGGTTTCTGCCTGCGCGCCTTGAAGTTGCGCCGGTAAACGTGCCGGCGCGGTTCCTGTCTGCAGTGCTCCGTCAAAGATCAGCGCGCTTAGTCTGGTCTCGATCGCTTTTTGTTTTTCACGGTCTGTGAACTCAGGGAAGGTCTGCGCGTAGGGTGCGCGCTCCTTGCAAAAATTCGCAGACACGTCGCCGCTGCCGGTACGCACCGAAGTCACGTGCGCTCCCGGTACGCGCGGTGGCAGAACTCTTACCCACACAATGAATATCAAAACACTTTGAAAGGAGCCAGCAGATGGCTATTGCTACGAATCTTGGATTTCCCCGTATCGGCGCGCAGCGTGAACTGAAACGGGCCGTTGAAAAATTCTGGTCCGGAAAAATATCAGAAGCGGAATTACACAATGTCTGTCGCGAACTGCGTGAAACCAACTGGAAACGACAGCAGCAGGCGGGGATCGCGCACATTCCCTCCAACGATTTTTCTCTTTACGACCAGGTCCTGGATACCGCGGCGCTGGTCGGTGCGATTCCGCGGCGGTTTGACTGGTCGGGCGATGAAGTTGACCTGGCGACCTACTTCGCGATGGCGCGGGGCGGGAAAGGGGGGCAGTCGGTCACCGCCTCAACGGAAGGCGTCGCGGCACTGGAGATGACCAAATGGTTCGACACGAACTACCATTACCTGGTCCCCGAGTTTGAAGTGGACCAGCAGTTCCAGCTCGCTTCGCGGAAGCCGATCGAGGAGTACCTGGAAGCGAAAGCCTTGGGGATCGAGACGCGTCCGGTGCTGCTGGGGCCGGTCTCGTTTCTGCTGTTGGGGAAGACCTGGGAGGCGGATATCGATCCTTTAAGCCTGCTCGATGCACTGCCGCCCGTGTATGCAGAGGTGCTTGCGGAGCTGGCGGCAGCCGGGGCGGAGTGGGTGCAGATTGACGAACCCTGCCTGGTGCTCGATCTGACGGAGTCCCATCAGGCGGCTTTTCAACGGGCCTACGATCGGCTGTCGATCAACGGGAATCAGCTCAAAATTGTTCTGGCGACCTATTTTGGTGATCTGAAAGAGAACCTGTCGACCGCGGTATCGCTGCCGGTCGATGCGCTGCACATCGATCTGGTGCGGGCACCGGAACAGTTGGAAGAGGTGCTGGCCCAACTGCCGGAAGAGCTTTCGCTTTCGCTGGGAGTCGTCGACGGGCGGAACATCTGGAAGAACGATGTCAGCCGCTCGATTTCGCTGGTGGAAACCGTCGTGGAACGGCTGGGAACAGATCGCGTGCTGATCGGGCCATCCTGTTCGCTGCTGCACACGCCCGTCGATCTGTCGCTGGAGTCGGCGCTGGATCCGGAAATTCGCCAGTGGCTGGCGTATGCCCAGCAGAAGCTGGAGGAGATCAACCTGATCACGCGAGCCATCAATGGCGGACGGAAATCAGTGGCTGCGGAACTGGCCTGGTACGATGAGAAGATGGCAGCCCGGCGGAATTCGGAGCGCGTGCATCGTACGGAGGTGAAGGAACGCTGTGCCGGCGTGACGGAAGAAATGCTGCGACGGCAGTCTCCTTACCAGCAGCGACAGACGATCCAGACGCACGAACTGCAGTTGCCCCTGTTTCCGACGACGACCATCGGTTCGTTTCCGCAGACCGATGAGATCCGCAAGGCGCGGGCCGCGTTTAAGAAAGGGGAACTGAAGGAAGCGGCGTACGAAGAATTTCTCAAGCACTGCATTGCCAGTGATATTCGCTGCCAGGAAGAGATCGGCCTGGATGTGCTCGTGCATGGCGAAGCGGAGCGGAACGACATGGTTGAGTACTTCGGCGAACAACTGGAAGGTTTCATTGCGACGCAGCATGGCTGGGTGCAGAGTTATGGCTCGCGGTGTGTGAAACCCCCCGTGATCTTTGGCGATGTGCAGCGCAGGGAACCGATGACGGTGAAGTGGACTGCTTATGCGCAGTCCTGTACCGGGAAGCTGATGAAGGGGATGCTCACCGGGCCGGTGACGATTCTGCAATGGTCGTTTGTGAGAGACGATCAGCCCCGGAGCGTGACCTGCCAGCAGATCGGACTGGCGATCCGGGATGAAGTGCTCGATCTGGAAGCGAGCGGCATCCGGGTGATTCAGATCGATGAGCCGGCGATCCGTGAAGGCCTGCCGCTACGGAAGTCCGACTGGGACGCGTATCTGCAGTGGGCGGTGGACTGTTTCCGGGTGGCCTCGGCAGGCGTGGAAGACGAGACGCAGATCCACACGCACATGTGCTATTCGGAATTCAACGATATCATCGAAGCGATCGGGGCCCTGGACGCGGATGTGATTTCGATTGAGACGTCGCGGAGCAACATGGAACTGCTGGATGCGTTCGTGCAGTATCATTATCCGAATGAAATCGGACCCGGCGTGTATGACATTCATTCGCCCCGGGTGCCGACGGTGGAGTCGATTGAGTATCTGCTGGAGAAAGCCCTCGAAGTATTGCTGCCCCGCCAGTTGTGGGTGAATCCGGATTGCGGGCTCAAAACCCGCAAATGGGAGGAAGTGCGGCCCTCGCTGGAGAACATGGTCACGGCAGCCCAGCAGCTGCGGGCCCGGTGGCTGTCGCGCGTCTGAACGTGTGATTCACAGGAAAAGATGAATGAAAACGTAGTCAGCAACGGAATGTTCGTTGTCGGACATTCCGGGCTGATCTACGATAGAGGGCAGGTGGGGACCGATCCCCGCGGGAAGAAATGGAAACCAACACTGATATGAAACATGGATTCGAATTGAAACTGATCCTGCTGTTACTGACGCTGGCCTGGTCTGCGGGCTGTGGTTCGCAGGAGGACGCTTCTGTTGCAGCGCAGGCAGAGCAGGCGGCGAAGGCACCTGCGTCCGAGCTGCCGGTTGCTCCGGAAGAGGCGGAAGTCGACGTGGTCGCGGAGACGAAGTCGTTCCCGGTCACGGTGAAAGATTACCAGGGGCGCGATGTCACGCTGGCGAAACAGCCACGGCGGATTATTTCGCTGCTTCCGTCGCATACGGAGACGCTGTTTGCGCTGGGGGCGGGCGCACAGATGGTGGGCTGCACGTCGCTGTGTAACTATCCTTCGGAGACAAAGGAACTGAAACAGATTGCACTGGCGAACCCGGGCAGCATCAGTCTGGAAACGCTGGTGGCACTGCAGCCGGACCTGATTGTGACGGGCGGGGATTATCACCGTCAACTGGCAGCCCAACTGGAGACCTTGAAGATTCCGGTGCTGGCACTGGAGTCGCAGTCGGTAGCAGATATTGAAAAAGCGATGCTGGGGATCGGGCAGGCGACCGGGCATTCTCAACAGGGGAAAGCGTTAATCGACCGGTTGAACCAGGAGATCGCCCAGTTACAGAAACAGATCAAACCGTTTCAGAAAGAGCAGCGGCCGCGCGTCTTTTACCGGGTCTGGGATCAGCCGTTGATGACGGCCGGCCCGCATTCGTTTATTGGCGAGTTGATCACGCTGGCCGGGGGAGAGAATGTGTTTGCGGATGTGGAACCTGCGTATCCCCAGGTGAGTGAAGAGACTCTGATCCTGCGGAACCCGGAAGTAATCGTCATGCCGCGAATGAAAGAGGGGCCCGCGGACGCGCAGCAGGTGCTTGAGAAACTGCGTCAGCGTCCGGGGTGGTCCGATCTGGCGGCGGTGAAAGAGGGACGCGTGTATCTGATTGAAGACGATGTGATTTCCCGGCCCGGTCCGCGGGTGGTGCAGGGACTTCAAAAACTGGCACAGGCGTTGTACCCTGAGGCATTTCCCAACCCTTAAGCTTGAGAGTGAATTCTGCAGGTGAGACCCACGCAACCCCGTTTTGCTGTCTGGCGAATACTCCCGTTCCTGGGAGGGCTGCTGCTGGCGCTGCTGGTGGGAATTCATTTTGGTGCGGTGCAGTTATCGCTGTCCGAAATCTGGCAGGGATTGACAGGCGCCGCAGCCGGCGCGCAGATCGAGACGATTCTGTGGCAGATCCGACTGCCGCGGGTGGTACTGGCGGCCTGCGTCGGTGCCGGACTGGCGGTTGCGGGAGCTGCGTTTCAGGGAGTGTTTCGGAACCCACTGGCCGATCCGTTCGTGATTGGCGCTTCGAGCGGTGCCGCCCTGGGAGCGACACTGGCTCTGCTTTGCCTGGCGGGAAGTGTGACGGTCATCACGAGCACCGGGCAGGTGCCCTGGCTGATCCTGGCTGCCTTTGGCGGTGCGATGTTGATTGTCGGGGCTGTATTTGTGATCGCGGCACTCAGTAACCTGGGACGGAGTGCGCCGCTGTTGACGTTAATCCTGGCGGGGATGGCGCTCAGCAGTTTTACCGGCGCCCTGGTGTCGCTGATCATGTTTTTGAATCATGAGATGCTGAATACAATTTTCAACTGGCTGCTGGGAAGTTTTTCCGGCAGGCACTGGAATGAAATTGCGATTGCCGGTCCGGTGATCCTGGTGAGCGGCGGTCTGTTGTGGATGTTGTCGCGGCCGCTGGACCTGTTGTCGTTCGGGGATGAGACAGCGATGTCGCTGGGGCTGCCCAGTGGCAAGGTGCGGTTGTTGATTTTAGCGGCGGCCACGTTGTGCACGGCGGCCTGTGTGTCGGTGTCGGGGGTGATCGGATTCCTGGGACTGATGGCACCGCACATGACACGGATTCTACTGGGCCCGCGACACGGACTGCTGATCCCGGGGAGTGCGCTGCTGGGGGCGATTCTACTGGTGATTGCCGACACGCTGGCACGGACCGTGATTGCACCGACGGAGATCCCGGTGGGGGTGGTGACGGCCTTGATGGGCTGCCCGTTTTTTCTATTCCTGCTGATCAGCCGCGGCCGACAGACAATGTGAAAGGTCTCCCATGCACGAAATTGAACTGGAGAATGTGACCTGCGGTTATCCGAACCAGCGTGTACTGCAAGAAGTATCACTGGCAGTGGAGCCGAGCAGGGTGCTGGTGTTGCTGGGCCCCAATGGTTCGGGGAAGACCACGCTGCTCCGCGCGCTGTTTCAGTTGATCGCGGTGCAGCAGGGTACGATCCTGGTGGAAGGCCAGGATGTGCAGCGACTCTCGCGGCGGGAGATGGCTCAAAAACTGGCATTGGCACCACAGCTGGAGGTGCCTCAATGGCCGATGACGATTGAAGAGACCGTGCAGCTGGGACGCTCGGCTCACCGGGGCTGGGTGCAGCCGTTTGGTGAAGAGGATACGGCACACGTGGAAACGGCACTGGCGCAGACCGGATTGACAGAACTGCGGGGGAAGAAGATTACGGAGATCTCCGGCGGGGAATGGCGACGGACCCTGATTGCCCGCGCGCTGGTCCAACAGACGAAGGTGCTCTGCCTGGATGAACCGACGACGGGACTCGATCTGAAATATCAGGTCGAGATCCTGTCACTGATTCGCGATCTGGCACATGAGCGGCAATTGACGGTGCTGCTCACGATTCATGATCTGAACCTGGCCAGCTGTTTCGCCGACCAGATTGTGCTGCTGGCCGGAGGAGAGATCGCTGCGTTGGGAACCGCGGCGGAGGTGTTGACGGAAACGCGTTTGAGCGAGGTCTATCAGACCCGGGTCAAAGTCGTGCCCCATCCGGAATACCAGACGCCGCTGGTGGTTCCCCTGCTGTAACTGAGTCGGGCGGCTGTGATCAGCCGGTGACGTAGCTGTCGAACACGCGGACCTTGGCCCAGGACGCTTTGTTCTCTTCGATGAACTGCAGATGCTCCGGCGCGGTCTGGTAGACGTCGTGGGATTCTTTCGTGTCGAAAACCACGTTCAGGGCGACGTGAAATTCCTGGTCGTTGACCTCCCGCTGGAATTCGGGGCCGCGCTGGCCGGCGGAAAAGTAGACGACGCCGGGATGATCTTTCAGATATTTGTGGCAGGCGTCCACCATGGTCTGGATGGCTTCCGGAGAGCCGTCATTGAGAGTGAAATAGACCATGTGAGCCAGTTGTGTGTCTGCCATGAGGTTTCCTTTGGGTGCTTTCTGATGTGGTAAGTGTATAGATAGAATGATGTTAGGTGCAGTCAGGGCGGGTGCTGCCTGATGCCAGTCTCCCTATCTTCTCAAAAATGGGGGGAAATGTCACCGGTACCGGGAGTGAATGAATTTTGGAATTCGGGAAATTTAAAATAAAGCGACTTTAACGATTATGCCGATAAAAGAGAACGGTGGGTAATTCGTTCGGGAACCTCATCCGGGGAACCCGTGTTTCAGAATGACTGAAACGGGAACGAAATCAAGGAGTGCCTTTCAGCACACTTAGTCAAAAAAGGAGTTTTTCGATGTCCCCCTGGATTCGAAATGTCATTGTTGTCGCATCACTGTTTCTGATCTTTTCCGATACCAACAACGCGGACGCGCATCTGTTTCGCAGACTGTTTAACCGTGGTTGTAACAGTTGTTATTATCCGCAGCACGGACGTTGTGGGCATCGTTGTAAAAAACTGGCCCGGCGTTATTTCCGTCGTTGTGCACCGGTAACCTCCTGTTGCCCGGGCGTCTGCACACCGCCTCCGCCGCGGATCTGTTACCAGGATATTATCTGCACCGAATACCGGATGGTCCCTCAGACACGGAATGTACCTGTCACGACTTATCGCCAGGTGACTGTGGATGAAGGTTGCTGGCAGCGCGTCTGGGTTCCTAAAATGGTCACCAAACAGATTCCTCAGACCTGCTATCGCCGGGAAACGACCTACGTCCGTCAGCCTTACCAGGTCCGCAAACGGGTTCCGGTGATGGCACCCCAGTCAACCTGCACCGACTGCATGAACAACGGACTGCCTTCGATGATCAGTCCTTCGCCGACCATTATCCCTTCGACACCATCCACGCCGTCACCGACTCCGATGACTGTGCCGACACCGACTCCGATGTCTTCCACATCACTGGACCTGGGCGCTTACCCGACACTGGCACCGACGGTCGCTGCACAGCCAGCCGTTTCCTGGGGAACGGGTGCGACTACCTCTTATGCGAGCACAGCCAGCGTTGGACCGGCTCTGCCTCCGAGTCCTGCCATGTTGCAGGTGCCTCAGCTGCAGACCAATGCCAACTCCAGCTGGCAGACAATTCCTTCTCTGAATGCGACACCGGCGACCACCGCCTATGATGATTCCCCATCAGGGTCCACTTCAGCGAGAGGGGCGTTCCGTCCTGCACCATCCGCAGCGACGGTCTGGAATACACCTCGTCGCCAGCGACTGAACTAGTCGCGCGACTGATCTGAATCCATTTCCGAATTCGAACCGGGATCTGCGGCAGGTTGCTGCGGGTTCCGGTTGTTTTCGTATTCGTGGATTGCGTTCTGTTCCCGGCGGTTCATTTTATAGAAGGCGAAGCCGAAGCCGGTGAAGATCATGGCGGGCATGGTCAGCATGAAAGCGATGCTGTACATGTAGGCCCGCGGTTTGCGATCGTCGGTCTCATTGAGCTGTTTACACATCGGGCAGGCGGCAGCCGGACGGATCAGTGCCGGGCTGGAGAACAGACCGAGCAGGGCGGTCGCCAGTAAACAGGATCGGATGAATCGAAATCGTTTGCACATGG contains:
- the metE gene encoding 5-methyltetrahydropteroyltriglutamate--homocysteine S-methyltransferase → MAIATNLGFPRIGAQRELKRAVEKFWSGKISEAELHNVCRELRETNWKRQQQAGIAHIPSNDFSLYDQVLDTAALVGAIPRRFDWSGDEVDLATYFAMARGGKGGQSVTASTEGVAALEMTKWFDTNYHYLVPEFEVDQQFQLASRKPIEEYLEAKALGIETRPVLLGPVSFLLLGKTWEADIDPLSLLDALPPVYAEVLAELAAAGAEWVQIDEPCLVLDLTESHQAAFQRAYDRLSINGNQLKIVLATYFGDLKENLSTAVSLPVDALHIDLVRAPEQLEEVLAQLPEELSLSLGVVDGRNIWKNDVSRSISLVETVVERLGTDRVLIGPSCSLLHTPVDLSLESALDPEIRQWLAYAQQKLEEINLITRAINGGRKSVAAELAWYDEKMAARRNSERVHRTEVKERCAGVTEEMLRRQSPYQQRQTIQTHELQLPLFPTTTIGSFPQTDEIRKARAAFKKGELKEAAYEEFLKHCIASDIRCQEEIGLDVLVHGEAERNDMVEYFGEQLEGFIATQHGWVQSYGSRCVKPPVIFGDVQRREPMTVKWTAYAQSCTGKLMKGMLTGPVTILQWSFVRDDQPRSVTCQQIGLAIRDEVLDLEASGIRVIQIDEPAIREGLPLRKSDWDAYLQWAVDCFRVASAGVEDETQIHTHMCYSEFNDIIEAIGALDADVISIETSRSNMELLDAFVQYHYPNEIGPGVYDIHSPRVPTVESIEYLLEKALEVLLPRQLWVNPDCGLKTRKWEEVRPSLENMVTAAQQLRARWLSRV
- a CDS encoding ABC transporter substrate-binding protein, which encodes MKHGFELKLILLLLTLAWSAGCGSQEDASVAAQAEQAAKAPASELPVAPEEAEVDVVAETKSFPVTVKDYQGRDVTLAKQPRRIISLLPSHTETLFALGAGAQMVGCTSLCNYPSETKELKQIALANPGSISLETLVALQPDLIVTGGDYHRQLAAQLETLKIPVLALESQSVADIEKAMLGIGQATGHSQQGKALIDRLNQEIAQLQKQIKPFQKEQRPRVFYRVWDQPLMTAGPHSFIGELITLAGGENVFADVEPAYPQVSEETLILRNPEVIVMPRMKEGPADAQQVLEKLRQRPGWSDLAAVKEGRVYLIEDDVISRPGPRVVQGLQKLAQALYPEAFPNP
- a CDS encoding FecCD family ABC transporter permease, with product MRPTQPRFAVWRILPFLGGLLLALLVGIHFGAVQLSLSEIWQGLTGAAAGAQIETILWQIRLPRVVLAACVGAGLAVAGAAFQGVFRNPLADPFVIGASSGAALGATLALLCLAGSVTVITSTGQVPWLILAAFGGAMLIVGAVFVIAALSNLGRSAPLLTLILAGMALSSFTGALVSLIMFLNHEMLNTIFNWLLGSFSGRHWNEIAIAGPVILVSGGLLWMLSRPLDLLSFGDETAMSLGLPSGKVRLLILAAATLCTAACVSVSGVIGFLGLMAPHMTRILLGPRHGLLIPGSALLGAILLVIADTLARTVIAPTEIPVGVVTALMGCPFFLFLLISRGRQTM
- a CDS encoding ABC transporter ATP-binding protein translates to MHEIELENVTCGYPNQRVLQEVSLAVEPSRVLVLLGPNGSGKTTLLRALFQLIAVQQGTILVEGQDVQRLSRREMAQKLALAPQLEVPQWPMTIEETVQLGRSAHRGWVQPFGEEDTAHVETALAQTGLTELRGKKITEISGGEWRRTLIARALVQQTKVLCLDEPTTGLDLKYQVEILSLIRDLAHERQLTVLLTIHDLNLASCFADQIVLLAGGEIAALGTAAEVLTETRLSEVYQTRVKVVPHPEYQTPLVVPLL
- a CDS encoding Dabb family protein, which produces MADTQLAHMVYFTLNDGSPEAIQTMVDACHKYLKDHPGVVYFSAGQRGPEFQREVNDQEFHVALNVVFDTKESHDVYQTAPEHLQFIEENKASWAKVRVFDSYVTG